From a single Methanofollis sp. W23 genomic region:
- a CDS encoding putative manganese-dependent inorganic diphosphatase, with product MNKVYVIGHKHPDTDSICSAIGYAELLNKSEPGKYVASRCGGINPETRFVLEHFGAEEPYFIESVEPNVSDLPYTYPISARADVPTIEVVARMDEQGVRNMPIVDVDDRLLGLVSEHGLARAYVTRTKIEQLSIAPIKLETLAKILSAEIVVPGPDLLEGKVYIAIDALHVSLSRLGARDVAIVGDNEPAQLALISAGIAALIIADASPVGDRVIHAAKAGEIAVLSTALDAFGVGKMINLSLPASMVMATDMPRVGMNDPLEYVKGVVSNSKYRTACVVGADDCLLGMISRNTFVDEINKQVILVDHNEYSQAVDGIEKADVLEILDHHRIGAFSTLKPIRFLNEPVGSTSTIVTRKFIEAGVEPDQRTAGLLLSGILSDTLVLRMSTTTPEDRKAVDYLAGIAEVDPEAYGMEMVQQGIELKDVSVHDLLLRDTKHYNLFDRAVVIAQVIVPSFEYSAERTGEIREVLEVLRAEAGADIFVALFTNVFENASDLFAAADEVTLAKLGVTGQPMRLENVMSRKKDFLPQFGNMLRGL from the coding sequence ATGAACAAAGTCTATGTGATCGGGCACAAGCACCCTGATACCGACAGCATATGCAGCGCCATCGGCTACGCCGAACTCCTCAATAAGAGCGAGCCGGGAAAATACGTCGCCTCCCGCTGCGGGGGAATCAACCCCGAGACCAGATTTGTGCTTGAACATTTTGGAGCCGAAGAACCGTATTTCATCGAGAGCGTCGAACCCAACGTCTCCGACCTCCCCTACACCTACCCGATCAGCGCCCGCGCCGACGTCCCGACCATCGAGGTCGTTGCCAGAATGGACGAGCAGGGCGTGCGGAACATGCCGATCGTCGACGTCGACGACCGCCTCCTTGGCCTGGTCAGTGAACACGGGCTTGCCCGCGCCTATGTGACCAGGACGAAGATCGAACAACTTTCCATCGCCCCCATCAAACTCGAAACCCTTGCCAAGATCCTCAGCGCCGAGATCGTCGTCCCGGGCCCCGACCTCCTGGAAGGCAAGGTCTACATCGCCATCGACGCCCTTCACGTCTCGCTCTCCAGACTGGGCGCACGGGACGTGGCCATCGTCGGCGACAACGAACCGGCGCAACTCGCCCTTATCTCGGCCGGGATCGCCGCCCTCATCATCGCCGACGCCTCGCCGGTCGGCGACCGCGTCATCCATGCCGCAAAGGCCGGGGAGATCGCCGTGCTTTCGACCGCCCTCGACGCCTTCGGGGTCGGGAAGATGATCAACCTCTCCCTCCCCGCAAGCATGGTGATGGCCACCGACATGCCCAGGGTCGGGATGAACGATCCTCTCGAATATGTCAAGGGCGTCGTCTCCAACTCCAAGTACAGGACGGCCTGCGTGGTCGGGGCCGACGACTGTCTCCTCGGGATGATCTCGCGCAACACCTTCGTCGACGAGATCAACAAGCAGGTGATCCTGGTCGACCACAACGAATATTCCCAGGCGGTCGACGGGATCGAGAAGGCCGACGTCCTTGAGATCCTGGACCACCACCGCATCGGGGCGTTCTCGACCCTCAAGCCGATCCGGTTCCTCAACGAACCCGTGGGTTCGACCTCGACGATTGTCACCCGCAAGTTCATCGAAGCAGGGGTCGAGCCTGACCAGAGGACGGCCGGTCTCCTCCTCTCGGGCATCCTCTCCGACACCCTGGTCCTGCGGATGTCCACGACGACGCCTGAAGACCGGAAGGCCGTCGACTATCTTGCCGGGATCGCCGAGGTCGACCCTGAGGCGTACGGGATGGAGATGGTCCAGCAGGGGATCGAACTCAAGGACGTCTCGGTCCACGACCTCCTCCTCAGGGACACCAAGCACTACAACCTCTTCGACCGTGCAGTGGTCATCGCCCAAGTGATCGTCCCCTCCTTCGAGTACAGCGCCGAGCGGACCGGGGAGATCAGGGAGGTCCTTGAGGTCCTCCGTGCCGAGGCAGGGGCCGATATCTTCGTCGCCCTCTTCACGAACGTCTTCGAAAATGCCAGCGACCTCTTCGCGGCCGCCGACGAGGTGACCCTCGCGAAACTGGGGGTGACCGGGCAGCCCATGCGCCTTGAGAACGTGATGTCACGCAAGAAAGATTTCCTCCCGCAGTTTGGGAATATGCTGCGCGGGCTTTGA
- a CDS encoding CHASE4 domain-containing protein gives MKLRTHVALVTVLITLSLICGIVLASNYLLLKSLDNVEKTTVERTCDLLESHIDKEVYALGLLAGDYATWDETYYRLSSSESSNLQSLFLNETFISSQVDWLLLFDAEGDMVVHLGFGAENQTSTSQTLLSEATHLNLTRVDEGVEGIVVLQNGPTLVAAAPVLRGSGEGPRAGTLVIGRNLDGEMVQEISDVAMIPVSLVSEGEQTMFSPSHPRSPNTNWTTIRISDDRHTISGILPVSALAGSSEYIIRVDLPRTLYFGGLDAIYSFVLLIIIICSVAGILIILILDHSLISHFRKMTSVVEAVRRDQDYSRRLPAGNMKEMNLLASSVNELFEYLEKYLAERKHYEQTIQESEERYRTLVESANDGICMLDRDRIVDCNSRAAEMLGHRKESMVQTSPCAYAPDQQPDGRDSKEALEAYIALAYEGKTTSFEWQYLTTDGTPVDAEVILGRFELTSGPYLLAIIRDITERKQLEQLKSEAFAQIEQNLRQFAALNDEIRNPLQVIQGLAELDGGENTEKYLRQVAAINDLVDRLDRGYIESDKVREFLRKHYHIGEEE, from the coding sequence ATGAAACTGCGCACTCATGTTGCATTAGTAACAGTCCTGATCACGCTCTCCCTGATCTGCGGGATTGTCCTCGCGTCCAACTACCTCTTGCTCAAGAGCCTGGACAATGTCGAGAAGACCACTGTCGAGAGGACCTGCGACCTGCTCGAGAGTCATATCGATAAGGAAGTATACGCTCTTGGTCTCCTTGCAGGCGACTATGCAACCTGGGACGAGACCTATTACCGCCTCAGTTCTTCTGAATCTTCCAACCTCCAATCTCTATTCCTCAACGAAACCTTCATTTCATCCCAGGTCGATTGGCTCCTCCTATTCGACGCGGAGGGTGATATGGTCGTCCACCTTGGATTCGGTGCCGAAAACCAGACCTCCACCTCGCAGACACTCCTCTCTGAAGCCACGCACCTGAACCTGACCAGGGTCGATGAAGGAGTGGAAGGGATCGTGGTCCTCCAGAACGGACCTACCCTCGTCGCCGCCGCCCCGGTGCTCAGGGGGTCGGGCGAGGGACCCCGGGCCGGGACACTGGTCATAGGGCGCAATCTCGACGGAGAGATGGTGCAGGAGATCTCTGATGTGGCGATGATACCAGTCTCCCTGGTCAGCGAGGGCGAACAGACCATGTTCAGTCCCAGTCATCCCAGGTCGCCAAACACCAACTGGACCACGATCAGAATCTCAGACGACCGCCACACCATCTCGGGGATCCTCCCGGTCTCTGCCCTCGCGGGGTCTTCAGAATATATCATCAGGGTCGACCTCCCGCGCACCCTCTACTTCGGGGGACTGGACGCTATCTATTCCTTTGTCCTCCTGATCATCATCATCTGCTCGGTCGCAGGTATCCTCATCATCCTGATCCTCGACCACTCGCTCATCTCGCACTTCAGGAAGATGACCAGTGTCGTCGAGGCGGTGCGGCGTGACCAGGACTATTCGCGCCGTCTCCCGGCCGGGAACATGAAGGAGATGAACCTCCTTGCCTCTTCGGTCAATGAACTCTTCGAATACCTGGAAAAATATCTTGCCGAGCGCAAACATTATGAGCAGACGATTCAGGAGTCAGAAGAGCGTTACCGCACCCTTGTCGAGTCGGCAAATGACGGAATCTGTATGCTCGACAGGGACCGGATCGTCGACTGCAACTCCAGAGCCGCCGAGATGCTCGGGCACAGGAAGGAGAGTATGGTCCAGACTTCCCCGTGTGCCTACGCCCCAGACCAGCAGCCTGACGGCCGGGATTCGAAAGAGGCGCTGGAAGCGTACATCGCACTGGCCTATGAGGGCAAGACCACTTCCTTCGAGTGGCAATACCTGACCACGGACGGCACCCCGGTCGATGCCGAGGTGATCCTGGGCCGCTTTGAACTGACCTCAGGGCCGTACCTCCTTGCGATCATCAGGGACATCACAGAGCGCAAACAACTCGAACAGTTGAAGTCGGAGGCATTTGCCCAGATCGAACAGAACCTCAGGCAGTTTGCGGCCCTCAACGACGAGATCAGAAATCCTCTCCAGGTGATCCAGGGCCTCGCCGAACTCGACGGCGGGGAGAATACCGAGAAGTACCTCAGGCAGGTGGCGGCGATCAACGATCTCGTCGACAGACTGGACCGGGGATACATTGAGTCAGACAAGGTGCGCGAGTTCCTCAGGAAACATTATCATATCGGGGAAGAGGAGTAA
- the hypD gene encoding hydrogenase formation protein HypD, with protein MATGDELKAALHDLVDRDYTFMHICGTHEAAIARTGLRSVLPEKLKIVMGPGCPVCITPQGEIDAALEFVEKGCIVATYGDLLRVPGTKGSLESSGGDVRVVQGIHKAVEIAEKNPDREVVFISVGFETTAPTVAATILARPPENFSILSCHRLVPPAMQWLLEQGEASLDGFLLPGHVCVVTGYEEYEHFPVPQVVGGFEGEDILLGLLMLVKQVKEGRHEVENAYPRAVCREGNAKAMELMYEVFEPVNVEWRGFPVIPKSGLRLRPEFAHYDAQKKFGIEIKHVEKHSGCICDRVLRGIAQPTDCKLFGKLCTPRTPVGPCMVSHEGACKIWSLYHVRHL; from the coding sequence ATGGCAACAGGAGACGAACTGAAGGCCGCGCTCCATGACCTGGTGGACCGCGACTACACATTCATGCATATCTGCGGGACACACGAGGCGGCCATTGCACGGACCGGGCTGCGCAGCGTCCTCCCCGAGAAATTAAAAATCGTGATGGGACCAGGGTGCCCGGTCTGCATCACGCCGCAGGGCGAGATCGACGCCGCCCTGGAATTCGTGGAGAAAGGGTGCATCGTCGCCACCTACGGTGACCTCCTCCGGGTTCCTGGCACAAAAGGTTCGCTTGAGTCGAGCGGCGGGGACGTACGCGTCGTCCAGGGCATCCACAAGGCTGTCGAGATCGCAGAGAAGAACCCTGACAGAGAGGTCGTCTTCATCTCGGTCGGGTTCGAGACGACGGCACCGACGGTGGCGGCGACGATCCTTGCCCGCCCGCCAGAGAACTTCTCCATCCTCTCCTGCCACCGCCTCGTCCCACCGGCGATGCAGTGGCTGCTCGAACAGGGGGAGGCCTCGCTGGACGGGTTCCTCCTCCCGGGCCACGTCTGCGTTGTCACCGGCTACGAAGAGTACGAGCACTTCCCGGTCCCGCAGGTCGTCGGCGGGTTCGAGGGAGAAGACATCCTCCTCGGCCTCCTGATGCTGGTCAAGCAGGTGAAGGAAGGACGCCACGAGGTCGAAAACGCCTACCCGCGTGCGGTCTGCCGCGAGGGAAACGCAAAGGCGATGGAGTTGATGTACGAGGTCTTTGAACCGGTCAACGTGGAATGGCGCGGCTTCCCGGTGATCCCGAAGTCCGGGCTGAGACTCAGGCCCGAGTTTGCGCACTACGACGCCCAGAAGAAGTTCGGGATCGAGATCAAGCACGTGGAAAAGCACTCAGGATGCATCTGCGACCGGGTGCTGCGCGGGATCGCCCAGCCCACCGACTGCAAACTCTTCGGCAAACTCTGCACGCCAAGGACTCCGGTCGGCCCCTGTATGGTCAGTCACGAGGGCGCCTGCAAGATCTGGAGCCTCTACCATGTCCGCCACCTCTGA
- a CDS encoding radical SAM protein translates to MTYYHLFGPVPSRRLGVSLGVDLIPFKTCPYDCVYCECGPTTRLTIERGEYVPTDEVIRELRAYLATSPDLDYLTLAGSGEPTLHTGIGEVIRMIKDEFPSYRVAVLTNGSLLPDPEVRRALTRADLVVPTLTSASEESFRKIHRAHPLVTPEEVIDGIVQFREEYAGALWLEVFIVPGINDSDEEIAGIARAIERIRPDKVQLNTLDRPGAAIWVRPASKKRLKEIASAITAAPVEIIADLPSRETVGSFHLETSEFILSMVRRRPCTLDDLARITGLHRNEVGKYIQYLLEEELIEEKTEERGTFFRPRHRDTPGESN, encoded by the coding sequence ATGACTTATTATCATCTCTTCGGCCCGGTCCCGTCCAGGCGTCTCGGCGTCTCGCTCGGGGTCGACCTCATACCCTTCAAGACCTGCCCATACGACTGCGTCTACTGCGAATGCGGCCCGACAACCCGCCTCACCATAGAGAGAGGAGAATATGTCCCGACCGACGAGGTGATCAGGGAACTGCGCGCCTACCTTGCCACCTCCCCTGACCTCGACTACCTCACCCTTGCCGGGTCAGGGGAACCCACACTTCACACCGGGATCGGCGAGGTGATCAGGATGATCAAGGACGAGTTCCCCTCGTACCGGGTGGCCGTCCTCACCAATGGCAGTCTCCTCCCAGACCCCGAGGTGCGCCGCGCCCTCACCAGGGCCGACCTTGTCGTCCCCACCCTCACCAGCGCCTCAGAAGAGAGTTTCAGGAAGATCCACCGGGCACACCCTCTGGTGACCCCTGAAGAAGTGATCGACGGGATCGTGCAGTTCAGGGAGGAGTACGCAGGCGCCCTCTGGCTCGAAGTCTTCATCGTGCCCGGCATCAATGACAGCGATGAGGAGATCGCCGGGATTGCACGAGCAATCGAGAGGATCAGGCCCGACAAAGTCCAGTTGAACACCCTCGACCGCCCGGGTGCCGCCATATGGGTCAGGCCCGCATCAAAGAAGAGGCTCAAGGAGATCGCATCCGCCATCACCGCCGCACCTGTCGAGATCATCGCCGACCTCCCCTCGCGTGAGACCGTGGGGTCGTTCCACCTGGAGACCTCTGAGTTCATCCTCTCCATGGTCAGGAGGCGCCCCTGCACCCTCGACGATCTGGCCAGGATCACCGGGCTGCACAGGAACGAGGTCGGGAAATATATCCAGTACCTCCTTGAAGAAGAGTTGATTGAAGAGAAGACCGAGGAGAGAGGGACATTCTTCCGACCCAGGCATCGAGACACTCCAGGGGAGTCGAACTGA
- a CDS encoding antitoxin VapB family protein: MTRKISITDEAYDLLSTLKRSDTESFSDVIVRHYSRRNRRLSEVLDEVGECEDLADSIEETSKEMRGRAMKEHEL; encoded by the coding sequence ATGACGAGGAAGATTTCCATCACCGATGAAGCATATGATCTCTTGAGCACGCTGAAGAGATCTGATACAGAGAGTTTCTCAGATGTAATCGTGCGTCACTATTCCAGAAGAAATAGAAGATTATCCGAAGTGCTGGATGAAGTCGGAGAGTGTGAAGATCTCGCCGACAGCATCGAAGAGACGTCAAAGGAGATGCGAGGGCGTGCGATGAAAGAGCACGAACTCTGA
- a CDS encoding sugar phosphate isomerase/epimerase family protein, whose translation MYGISTYALHDLPLPEALDRIAASTGYVEVMDDGLHYLEDAEPLLSYDLRYTLHAPSRSVNIASTLEPIRRASIEVITDCFSIAGEVDADVVIHPGYFAWEADKVRARRQFEHSLAELSEAAEERSVRYAVENMAWEFFLLQTPDELPLPCGAGLVLDVGHANIRGCLPEFLDQSIVHFHLHDNDGSADTHSPVGTGTIDFAAVMDVVRKSGVDPIIEVRGIEGAVESMKRLEEF comes from the coding sequence ATGTACGGGATCTCCACCTATGCCCTCCATGACCTCCCGCTCCCCGAGGCGCTGGACAGGATTGCAGCGTCGACTGGGTACGTCGAGGTGATGGACGACGGGCTTCACTATCTTGAAGATGCAGAGCCTCTTCTCTCCTATGACCTGCGCTATACCCTCCATGCACCTTCAAGGAGCGTCAATATCGCCAGCACTCTCGAACCGATCAGACGCGCAAGTATCGAGGTGATCACCGACTGTTTCTCCATCGCAGGCGAGGTGGATGCCGACGTGGTCATCCATCCAGGCTACTTTGCATGGGAGGCCGACAAAGTACGCGCACGCCGGCAGTTTGAACACTCGCTGGCCGAACTCTCAGAGGCGGCAGAGGAGCGCTCGGTCAGGTATGCAGTGGAAAATATGGCATGGGAGTTCTTTCTCCTCCAGACGCCCGACGAACTCCCGCTCCCGTGCGGGGCGGGCCTGGTCCTCGACGTGGGGCATGCCAATATCAGGGGATGTCTGCCAGAATTCCTCGACCAGTCGATCGTCCATTTTCACCTTCACGACAATGACGGGAGTGCCGATACCCACTCACCGGTGGGTACAGGAACCATCGATTTCGCCGCGGTGATGGATGTGGTCAGGAAGAGCGGCGTCGACCCGATCATTGAAGTGAGAGGGATCGAAGGCGCGGTAGAGAGTATGAAGAGACTTGAAGAGTTTTAA
- a CDS encoding flagellin, which yields MRKFAKNDEAFTGLEAAIVLIAFVVVAAVFSYVMLGAGFFTSQKSQEVVHTSVEQASASIEVRGDVYGYDKAKTGEIVGLQFNLALTAGGSPVDINKTVMTYATADTVQVLTRDLTKDADTLAVGEWTVIKKVGNNDTDNLVERGEQFVINVKLPQTLKANEHFNLEVKPAAGAALGLKRTAPPQIDAANLLY from the coding sequence ATGAGAAAATTCGCGAAGAATGATGAGGCATTTACCGGTCTCGAGGCAGCGATCGTCCTGATCGCCTTCGTCGTCGTGGCCGCAGTGTTCTCATATGTCATGCTCGGCGCCGGGTTCTTCACATCCCAGAAGAGCCAGGAAGTCGTCCACACCAGTGTGGAGCAGGCAAGCGCGAGCATTGAAGTCCGTGGCGACGTCTACGGCTATGACAAAGCAAAGACTGGTGAGATCGTTGGTCTCCAGTTCAACCTGGCCCTGACCGCCGGTGGATCCCCGGTCGACATCAACAAGACAGTCATGACCTACGCCACCGCTGACACGGTCCAGGTTCTCACCAGGGATCTCACCAAGGACGCAGACACCCTCGCTGTTGGCGAGTGGACTGTGATCAAGAAGGTCGGGAACAATGACACTGACAACCTCGTCGAGAGAGGCGAGCAGTTCGTCATCAACGTCAAACTCCCGCAGACCCTTAAGGCCAACGAGCACTTCAACCTTGAGGTCAAGCCGGCCGCCGGTGCCGCCCTCGGGCTGAAGAGGACTGCACCGCCGCAGATCGACGCGGCGAACCTGCTGTACTGA
- a CDS encoding archaellin/type IV pilin N-terminal domain-containing protein has translation MKFMRNEEGFTGLEAAIVLIAFVVVAAVFSYVMLGAGFFTSQKSQEVVHTSVDTASASLEVRGDVIGRDNTTNQKIDVIEFAVAQTAGGTPVDLNSTVLTYATDEGVWILDQVYKTDDLAPGKWMLKESLNGDGDTLVEKGELAIIQADIGGDGTATFPAELEANENFNLEIQPADGAALGLKRTAPPQIDKVNLLY, from the coding sequence ATGAAATTTATGAGAAATGAAGAAGGTTTCACCGGTCTCGAGGCAGCGATCGTCCTGATCGCCTTCGTCGTCGTGGCCGCTGTGTTCTCCTATGTCATGCTCGGCGCCGGGTTCTTCACCTCACAGAAGAGCCAGGAAGTCGTCCACACCAGTGTCGACACCGCCAGTGCGAGCCTCGAGGTCCGCGGCGATGTGATCGGCCGTGACAACACTACGAACCAGAAGATCGACGTCATTGAGTTTGCGGTGGCCCAGACCGCCGGCGGCACGCCTGTCGACCTGAACTCCACGGTTCTCACCTACGCTACCGACGAGGGCGTCTGGATCCTTGATCAGGTCTATAAGACCGATGATCTTGCTCCGGGCAAGTGGATGCTCAAAGAATCCCTCAACGGCGACGGTGACACCCTTGTCGAGAAGGGCGAACTTGCAATCATCCAGGCCGACATCGGTGGCGACGGTACTGCCACTTTCCCTGCAGAACTTGAGGCCAACGAGAACTTCAACCTTGAGATCCAGCCGGCCGACGGCGCTGCTCTCGGTCTGAAGAGGACCGCCCCGCCGCAGATCGACAAGGTGAACCTGCTGTACTGA
- a CDS encoding archaellin/type IV pilin N-terminal domain-containing protein, producing MKFMRNEEGFTGLEAAIVLIAFVVVAAVFSYVMLGAGFFTSQKSQEVVHTSVEQASASMEIRGDVYGLNTTAASKNKVDIIDFTLSLTAGGTPVDINKTAMTYVTSEYAGVIKYKGTAEGTDPEAGTWSVYKRVDADKDYLVEPGEQFIVRLALPTDEELGANEKFSVDIRPPVGAALGLKRTVPPQIDAVNLLY from the coding sequence ATGAAGTTTATGAGAAATGAAGAAGGTTTCACCGGTCTCGAGGCAGCGATCGTCCTGATCGCCTTCGTCGTCGTGGCCGCTGTGTTCTCCTATGTCATGCTCGGCGCCGGGTTCTTCACCTCACAGAAGAGCCAGGAAGTCGTCCACACCAGTGTGGAGCAGGCCAGTGCCAGCATGGAAATCCGTGGCGACGTCTATGGTCTGAACACCACCGCCGCATCAAAGAACAAAGTCGACATCATCGACTTTACGCTCTCCCTGACTGCCGGTGGCACCCCGGTCGACATCAACAAGACCGCGATGACCTATGTGACCTCGGAGTATGCCGGCGTCATCAAGTATAAGGGTACTGCTGAAGGCACTGACCCCGAAGCGGGTACCTGGTCGGTCTACAAGAGAGTCGACGCTGACAAGGACTACCTGGTCGAGCCAGGGGAGCAGTTCATCGTCCGCCTCGCCCTTCCAACTGATGAGGAACTTGGCGCCAACGAGAAGTTCAGCGTTGACATCAGGCCCCCGGTCGGTGCGGCACTTGGTCTGAAGAGGACTGTCCCGCCGCAGATTGACGCAGTCAATCTCCTCTACTAA
- a CDS encoding flagellin: MSSETITTAIFLITAVVAAAVLVNAIFPIIYTVSDTASSASHAADERLRTDVKIINTFASAGGHDARIWLKNTGTSRISAAALNTSDIFIGAPGDFDRVSQGTDGWEATILDGDVDYWLPGETVRIDIMDNLLIPDTKGDSVYFQVVLPGGAARTKEFTAGV; this comes from the coding sequence ATGTCGAGCGAAACCATAACCACCGCAATTTTTCTGATTACTGCAGTCGTAGCGGCTGCAGTGCTCGTCAACGCCATATTTCCTATTATCTACACGGTTTCCGACACCGCAAGCTCGGCATCCCATGCTGCGGACGAACGACTCAGGACCGACGTCAAGATCATCAACACTTTTGCATCGGCCGGCGGCCATGACGCCAGAATCTGGCTTAAGAATACCGGGACATCCCGGATCTCGGCCGCCGCCCTGAACACCTCCGATATCTTCATCGGTGCGCCAGGGGACTTCGACCGCGTCTCGCAGGGGACCGACGGGTGGGAGGCCACCATCCTGGACGGCGACGTCGACTACTGGCTTCCAGGAGAGACGGTCCGTATCGACATCATGGACAACCTCCTGATCCCTGACACAAAAGGGGATTCGGTCTATTTCCAGGTCGTCCTGCCGGGGGGTGCGGCCAGGACAAAAGAGTTCACGGCAGGGGTGTGA
- a CDS encoding ATPase domain-containing protein produces MDDNESLGDLLGGTDKKILSTGNTELDKKIADGLPLESLTLIEGENDTGKSVLTQQIVWGAMKQGLNVDLFTTENTTKSFITQMESMSLDISDYFAWGYLRTFPLHTVGFEWKKEDMQGILQAIITHIHQSKAEVAVIDSLTLFTEYASTDMILTFFTNCKNLVDHGKTILITLHTYAFEADTLVRIRSICDAHLFMKKALVGDKYVMMLEVVKVRGAQRTTGNIVSFEVHPGYGMKIIPMTYAKV; encoded by the coding sequence ATGGATGACAACGAATCACTTGGAGACCTGCTTGGAGGAACGGACAAGAAGATCCTCTCCACAGGGAACACAGAACTTGATAAAAAAATTGCAGACGGCCTGCCTCTCGAGTCGCTCACCCTCATCGAGGGGGAGAACGACACCGGCAAGAGCGTACTGACGCAGCAGATCGTCTGGGGGGCGATGAAGCAGGGGCTCAATGTCGACCTCTTCACCACCGAGAACACCACCAAGAGTTTCATCACCCAGATGGAGTCGATGAGCCTGGACATCTCCGACTACTTTGCCTGGGGATATCTGCGGACCTTTCCGCTGCACACCGTCGGGTTTGAGTGGAAGAAAGAGGACATGCAGGGCATCCTCCAGGCCATCATCACGCATATCCACCAGAGCAAGGCAGAGGTCGCGGTCATCGACTCGCTCACCCTCTTCACCGAGTACGCCTCCACCGACATGATCCTCACGTTCTTCACCAACTGCAAGAACCTCGTCGACCATGGCAAGACGATCCTCATCACCCTGCACACCTACGCCTTCGAAGCCGACACCCTGGTGCGGATCCGCTCGATCTGCGACGCCCACCTCTTCATGAAGAAGGCGCTTGTCGGCGATAAGTACGTCATGATGCTTGAGGTCGTAAAAGTGCGTGGAGCACAGAGGACGACAGGGAACATCGTCAGTTTCGAGGTCCACCCCGGGTATGGCATGAAGATCATCCCGATGACCTACGCGAAGGTCTGA